From a single Capsicum annuum cultivar UCD-10X-F1 chromosome 12, UCD10Xv1.1, whole genome shotgun sequence genomic region:
- the LOC107851622 gene encoding uncharacterized protein LOC107851622 yields the protein MAEQNLPLIAKKFWNIVRVAFFMLRKSISKGKLMLDFNLIMKRGKIASKTAIQNLMFHHMTHQWLFAKTHRGRDKNLPFSPPHNEYEFSCSNSPNFHLPFNINKKNKNNYLFWQSQAYNVPSTVTHEDDVIMVNAAVMKALEMIHESETASPATNYLPGFGTTPMVRQLRVTDSPFPLNVEEDSRVDEAAEVFISKFYRNLRWQASPCA from the coding sequence ATGGCTGAACAAAATTTGCCACTAATAGCAAAGAAATTCTGGAATATTGTACGAGTAGCCTTTTTCATGTTGAGGAAAAGCATATCAAAGGGGAAACTAATGCTAGATTTCAACTTAATTATGAAGCGCGGCAAAATCGCTAGCAAAACCGCCATACAAAATCTCATGTTCCACCACATGACCCACCAATGGTTATTCGCCAAGACTCATCGTGGTCGTGATAAAAATTTACCTTTCTCTCCTCCGCACAACGAGTACGAATTCAGCTGCAGTAACAGCCCGAATTTCCACCTCCCTTTCAACAtcaacaagaaaaacaaaaataactatCTTTTCTGGCAGTCGCAGGCATATAATGTGCCTTCAACCGTGACTCATGAGGATGACGTGATAATGGTAAATGCGGCTGTGATGAAAGCGTTGGAGATGATTCATGAGAGTGAAACGGCGTCCCCCGCAACAAATTACTTGCCCGGGTTTGGTACAACGCCTATGGTGAGGCAACTTCGAGTCACTGACTCGCCGTTTCCGCTAAATGTGGAAGAAGATAGCCGTGTTGATGAGGCAGCTGAAGTATTTATTTCCAAGTTCTACAGAAATTTGAGGTGGCAAGCCTCGCCGtgtgcttaa